DNA sequence from the Candidatus Eisenbacteria bacterium genome:
TTTCCGATGCACGGACTGAGAATGCTGCGCAACACGCCGGAGACGGACGACTCTCTCGCCAGGGTGGAGCTCGGCGTTCCGCGCTCATCGCTGCGCGAGGCCGTGCGATCCGCTCTCGAGTGGTACCGGAAGGAGAGACTTCTGTAGGGGCGCAATCCGATGCGCCGACCCCGCATCCGCTCGGGACGGTCAGCGGTCCATCTCGCCCAGCCGCCAGTGCATCGTTCGTTGCTGAAGAACGCACGCGTAAGCCGGGGCGAAGGCCATCAACCTCATCGTGCCCTTCATGGCTCTCCTCGATCCGGGCGAGGCCATCAGAAGCTCGCTTCCCAGGACCAGCTCGGCGATCCGGCGGGCGAGCGGGCGCGTCCTGAGGAAGGAGGCTTTCGGCGTGAACGGGCTCCTTCGGGCCAGGACGAGGTCGACCGTCTCGTCGACCTCCTGCACGAGTCCTCTGGGCGTCAGGTGTTCGGGGACGGCCCGGCAGACTCCGGCGAGGATGCTTCCCAGGAACTCTTGCGGCGTCGTGCCCGGCGCCACGGAATAGGCGCGCCCCACGCGCCCCGTGTGCGAGTCGGAGGCGGCGATCACGCTCTTGCCCAGCTTCTGCGCGAGTCGGGAGGTGCGCCCGTTGAGTTGCGGGATCCGTCCCGCGTTCAGCTCGATGACGGGAAACAGCCCGATGAGATCCTCGATCGTGGAGAGGTCGCCGCGCTCGCCCCGCTCGAACCAGAACGGATGGTTGTAGGCGTGGAAGAGACCCTCGCGCCGGCAGAACGCGGTGAACCGATCGATCGACCTCCGCCGCCGCGCCAGCTCGATCATCTGCGCCTGATCGAGCCCCAGGACGTTGACATGGACCGTGTGTCCGATGCGCGGATCGCGGACCTTGATCTCGATGCCCGCGATCAAGGGGATCGGCGGGCTCTCTCCGTACTCAACGGCCAGGTCCCGCTTCAGCTCCTCGACTCCACGCATCGTGTCGTGGTCGGTCAGCGTGAAGAACCCCATCCCCCTCTTGACGGCCTTGTCATACAGGGCTCGCGGAGAGAGGGCCGGGAGGTCGAGAACGTCGAAGGAGTGGCTCGAGTGAAGGTGGAGATCGGCCTTCTTCAGGTGGAGATCCGCCCATTGGGCTGGCTTTCGTGTGGCGCCGCCGGGCGCTGAGATCGGATCGGATCGCATGGATGTTCTTGCCTTCCGCTCGGCGCCGCTTGCTCCCGCCGGCCCCGCCCACAATTGAAAAACGGTCCGTCGGGTGATCCGCCCCGTCGGACCGCGCCGCTCACAACGTCTCACACTACCAGGAGCGAGGTCGCTGGGACAAGGGGCCGCATCGCGCCCTCCGGGATCTCGTCGGAGGCACGCGCCGCGCGTCACGGGGCTCTGTTTCCCTCAGCGTCCGCCTTCGCCCGATGAGGCGTCTCCCTTCGGAATCGCTCGATCTCCTCGAGGCTTCTCGGGATCCCTTCCCGCCCGCCGATGCGGCGGCATTTCATCGCCGCCGCTGCGTTGCTGAAGTCGATCGCATCCTGCAGGTCCAATCCGCGCAGGCAGGCGACCGCGAAGGCGCCGTGGAAGACGTCTCCCGCGCCCGTAGTGTCACGCGCCTCCACCGCGTAGGCCGGGAACTCCTCGAGGCGTCCGTCGATCCGGGCGACGGCGCCGCCGGCTCCCCGCGTGACGACGACCAGGCCGCCTTCCGTTCTCTCCTCCAGGATTCGAGTCGCTTCTGCCGGATTCCTCGAGCCCGTCGCCGTCTCGGGGAAGGAGGCCGAGACAATCAGAAAGTCGATCTTCGGGAGGAGCAGATCCATACCGGGGCGCACATCCTCTATGTCGACGAGGACCGGCATGCCCGCGGCGCGGGCGGGATCGGCCGCCCGCGCGGCGGCTCGGGGATCCTGCGCGTCGGTGTAGAAGAGGCGGCCGCAGGCGATCTCTTCGTCCGAGATCTCCTCGGCCCGGAGAGGGATCTCGGGGCCGCGTCCCCAGAGGATCGTCCGCTCGCCCGTGGGCTCGTGGACCAGGATGAACGCCCGCTGGGTCAGGGCGCCCGGCCGGACGCGGACGCCGCTCACATCCACGCCCTCGTCTTGTAGGCCGGCGAGGTTGGCAGTCCCCTCGGAGTCGTCTCCGACCCCGCCGAGATAGCGGGCCGTGTGGCCGAGGCGGACGACCGCGACCATCGCGGTCGCCGTCCGGCCTCCTCCCTGTCGGGAGTAGCCGGAGAATTTCGTCTTTCCTCCCGGCGCCGGGTGGACCGGAAGAGTCAGAATGTGATCAGCCGCGTTTCCGCCGAGTCCGACCACGTCGAATCGTCGGTTCCTCGGCAGGTCAGGTGGAAACCGCATCGCTCGAGATCCTCCCTGAGCGCGATCGTCGCGGGCCGGCCAGGACTGCCCTGGGAATCCTATCCCATCAGCGGATCTCCCGCCTTCTGCGTCCGACCCGCGGGCGCCCCCCGTCAGGACGGCCGCGCCCCAAGTGCGCCGTCCCGGGGGTGTCGATCAGGCATCGATCTTGATAAGCTCGCAAGGGCGATCGACAACACGGTCGAGAGATGAAACGGGCGCGTTCCTCGAAGGGCGCATCTCGGAAAGGAGAGGGCGAATGTCGCTGAAGACACGAGAGGACTACATCGCTTCCCTTCGGAGGCTCCGTCCCAACGTCTACAAGTTCGGCGAGGAGATCGCCGATGTCACGACCCATCCGGCCACCCGCCGGACCGTCGAGAGCCATGCGCGCGGTTTCGACGCGGCCCACGATGCCACGACGGCCCCATTCTTCACGACGAAGTCCTCCCTCACCGGCGAGCCGATCCACCGGCACAACTCGCTGATCGAGTCGATGGAGGACCTGGTGGCGAACATGCGGGTC
Encoded proteins:
- a CDS encoding PHP domain-containing protein, with translation MRSDPISAPGGATRKPAQWADLHLKKADLHLHSSHSFDVLDLPALSPRALYDKAVKRGMGFFTLTDHDTMRGVEELKRDLAVEYGESPPIPLIAGIEIKVRDPRIGHTVHVNVLGLDQAQMIELARRRRSIDRFTAFCRREGLFHAYNHPFWFERGERGDLSTIEDLIGLFPVIELNAGRIPQLNGRTSRLAQKLGKSVIAASDSHTGRVGRAYSVAPGTTPQEFLGSILAGVCRAVPEHLTPRGLVQEVDETVDLVLARRSPFTPKASFLRTRPLARRIAELVLGSELLMASPGSRRAMKGTMRLMAFAPAYACVLQQRTMHWRLGEMDR
- a CDS encoding ribokinase, with translation MRFPPDLPRNRRFDVVGLGGNAADHILTLPVHPAPGGKTKFSGYSRQGGGRTATAMVAVVRLGHTARYLGGVGDDSEGTANLAGLQDEGVDVSGVRVRPGALTQRAFILVHEPTGERTILWGRGPEIPLRAEEISDEEIACGRLFYTDAQDPRAAARAADPARAAGMPVLVDIEDVRPGMDLLLPKIDFLIVSASFPETATGSRNPAEATRILEERTEGGLVVVTRGAGGAVARIDGRLEEFPAYAVEARDTTGAGDVFHGAFAVACLRGLDLQDAIDFSNAAAAMKCRRIGGREGIPRSLEEIERFRRETPHRAKADAEGNRAP